From Halorubrum salinarum, the proteins below share one genomic window:
- a CDS encoding PstS family phosphate ABC transporter substrate-binding protein, whose protein sequence is MSDRNWVDGGVSRRKVLITSGALGSAGLAGCGGSSDGGDGGSGGSGGSGGDGSDGSDGGDGDSGSSDDSSGQSTALLNAEGSSTVYPISNTGSSYWNSNAPPSDGEYWGSNDEGSVPGWNQLSADGADDMLIADYFASKFGFEPSEQRSSPPFPTTVGLSHSGTGCEAVTEGLVDIGNSSGPITAELDWSEEKAQSTVVDNVVGRDGQPVVISSDVADAGVSQLTGEEIRAIYQDEITNWSEIDGVDYDQEIYVIGRAEGSGTDTSFRLNMLGEADASMSGVDTRFGQNQQVAQAVAQNEGAIAYMALAFTGPEVTPIAIEFDGTLYETSRDAENTIFDSEYPLNRDLHMYTLIEEDNPDGGGYDPREAAFVNMFLNEFGQSVFVEGNNYIPLPTSDLEAMKEKVSAVATEDLISP, encoded by the coding sequence ATGTCAGACCGGAACTGGGTCGACGGCGGCGTGTCGCGGCGGAAAGTTCTCATCACGTCCGGGGCGCTCGGGTCCGCCGGATTGGCGGGCTGCGGGGGCAGCAGCGACGGCGGCGACGGGGGTTCGGGCGGCTCCGGCGGTTCCGGCGGCGATGGAAGCGACGGAAGCGACGGCGGCGACGGGGACTCCGGCAGCAGCGACGACAGCTCCGGACAGAGCACGGCGCTGCTCAACGCCGAGGGGTCCTCGACGGTGTACCCCATCTCGAACACGGGCAGCTCCTACTGGAACTCCAACGCGCCGCCGAGCGACGGCGAGTACTGGGGGTCGAACGACGAGGGGTCGGTCCCGGGCTGGAACCAGCTCTCGGCCGACGGCGCGGACGACATGCTCATCGCCGACTACTTCGCGTCGAAGTTCGGCTTCGAGCCGAGCGAGCAGCGCTCCTCGCCGCCGTTCCCGACGACCGTCGGCCTGAGCCACTCGGGCACCGGCTGCGAGGCCGTCACCGAGGGGCTCGTCGACATCGGCAACTCCTCGGGCCCGATCACGGCCGAGCTCGACTGGAGCGAGGAGAAGGCCCAGAGCACGGTCGTCGACAACGTCGTCGGGCGCGACGGCCAGCCGGTCGTTATCAGCTCCGACGTCGCCGACGCCGGCGTCAGTCAGCTGACGGGCGAGGAGATCCGCGCGATCTACCAGGACGAGATCACCAACTGGAGCGAGATCGACGGCGTCGACTACGACCAGGAGATCTACGTCATCGGCCGCGCCGAGGGCTCCGGGACGGACACCTCGTTCCGCCTGAACATGCTCGGTGAGGCCGACGCCTCGATGTCCGGCGTCGACACGCGCTTCGGGCAGAACCAGCAGGTCGCGCAGGCCGTCGCCCAGAACGAGGGCGCCATCGCGTACATGGCGCTCGCGTTCACGGGGCCGGAAGTGACGCCCATCGCGATCGAGTTCGACGGCACGCTGTACGAGACCAGCCGGGACGCGGAGAACACCATCTTCGACAGCGAGTACCCGCTGAACCGCGACCTCCACATGTACACGCTCATCGAGGAGGACAACCCCGACGGCGGCGGGTACGACCCGCGCGAGGCGGCGTTCGTCAACATGTTCCTCAACGAGTTCGGCCAGAGCGTCTTCGTCGAGGGGAACAACTACATCCCGCTCCCGACCAGCGACCTCGAAGCGATGAAAGAGAAGGTCTCGGCGGTCGCCACCGAGGACCTCATCTCGCCGTAA
- a CDS encoding halo transducer protein: MSRPATEDVSVDVLVDEVSDRVDADPESIRRRLDPVTDDGTVTAAAFESTVTDVSQILATAETRVDLATRAHEDATAAADDAPDLDVVEVRRRAFGARLDDLRAEVKALGDDLAAARADPESPMDVYRAAVDLHEVTTGAQDVVRVAHDLETELEAFEAWLSSANRRHDGLVDEVEAAEESAESLAETVDRLRAAEAPDPERRFDAGVQARVLDLVVADLRAEAEDLRAWAERDGVAFPDGVHARLDGLAAEVTASASALADGPEPDDRFAARLDALDAELGTVEPPVAWSRVDGAVAEARAALSTDERDGHRGSVAGTAE; this comes from the coding sequence ATGTCTCGACCCGCGACAGAAGACGTTTCAGTCGACGTACTTGTCGACGAGGTCTCCGATCGAGTCGATGCGGATCCGGAGTCGATCCGCCGTCGGCTCGACCCCGTCACCGACGACGGGACCGTGACGGCCGCTGCCTTCGAGTCGACCGTCACGGACGTGTCGCAGATCCTCGCCACCGCCGAGACCCGCGTCGACCTCGCGACGCGCGCTCACGAGGACGCGACCGCGGCCGCCGACGACGCGCCCGACCTCGACGTCGTCGAGGTCCGCAGGCGGGCGTTCGGGGCGCGGCTCGACGACCTCCGGGCGGAGGTCAAGGCGCTCGGCGACGACCTCGCGGCGGCCAGGGCGGACCCCGAGTCGCCGATGGACGTGTACCGCGCCGCGGTCGACCTCCACGAGGTGACGACCGGCGCACAGGACGTGGTCCGGGTCGCCCACGACCTCGAAACCGAACTCGAGGCGTTCGAGGCGTGGCTCTCTTCCGCGAACCGCCGCCACGACGGCCTCGTCGACGAGGTCGAGGCCGCCGAGGAGTCCGCCGAGTCCCTCGCGGAGACCGTCGACCGGCTCCGGGCCGCCGAGGCGCCCGACCCGGAGCGCCGGTTCGACGCGGGCGTCCAGGCGCGCGTCCTCGACCTCGTCGTCGCCGACCTCCGCGCCGAGGCGGAGGATCTCCGCGCGTGGGCCGAGCGCGACGGCGTCGCCTTCCCCGACGGCGTCCACGCGCGGCTCGACGGCCTCGCGGCCGAGGTGACCGCGAGCGCCTCGGCGCTCGCCGACGGTCCGGAGCCGGACGACCGGTTCGCGGCGCGGCTCGACGCCCTCGACGCGGAGCTCGGCACCGTCGAGCCGCCGGTCGCGTGGAGCCGCGTCGACGGCGCGGTCGCGGAGGCGCGGGCGGCGCTGTCGACCGACGAGCGGGACGGTCACCGGGGCTCGGTCGCCGGAACCGCCGAGTGA
- a CDS encoding mechanosensitive ion channel domain-containing protein yields MTRISSLAARSLANFVEGLVVAVPRLLSGLIFLALAYATVRVVLALVRRSIGRLYVGDRELVGDLIVTLVSIFLWFGVALTFLKVLGMGDIAASLGTAVGFIALGVSYALSEMIEDTVAGVYLLRDPDFNVGYRVEAKGVTGTVAAIELRKTRIDTDAGDRIVVANREIEPRWTHDVPAEAGDGATGDDAASTAD; encoded by the coding sequence ATGACGCGGATCTCGTCGCTCGCCGCCCGATCGCTCGCGAACTTCGTCGAGGGGCTGGTCGTCGCGGTCCCCCGACTGCTCTCGGGACTGATCTTCCTCGCGCTGGCGTACGCCACGGTCCGGGTCGTCCTCGCGCTCGTCCGGCGGTCGATCGGGCGGCTGTACGTCGGCGACCGCGAACTGGTCGGCGACCTGATCGTCACACTCGTCTCCATTTTCCTCTGGTTCGGCGTCGCGCTCACGTTCCTCAAGGTGCTCGGCATGGGCGACATCGCGGCGAGTCTGGGCACCGCCGTCGGCTTCATCGCCCTGGGGGTCTCCTACGCGCTCTCCGAGATGATCGAGGACACGGTCGCGGGCGTCTACCTCCTGCGCGACCCCGACTTCAACGTCGGCTATCGCGTCGAGGCGAAGGGCGTCACCGGCACCGTCGCCGCCATCGAACTCCGGAAGACGCGGATCGACACCGACGCCGGCGACCGGATCGTGGTGGCGAACCGCGAGATAGAGCCGCGGTGGACCCACGACGTGCCCGCGGAGGCCGGGGACGGCGCGACGGGCGACGACGCCGCGTCGACGGCCGACTGA
- a CDS encoding DUF4870 domain-containing protein, whose translation MSTPATDTGNGRVDGDTTLAALSHASALFASFLGPILFLILADDDDELVKQNAKNSLNFQIVVFAALMLAAVLSFVFVGLLLFPVIAIVDLVLVLVATVKANDGQVYSYPFTPDIV comes from the coding sequence ATGTCGACACCAGCCACTGACACCGGGAACGGTCGCGTCGACGGCGACACGACGTTGGCGGCGCTCTCTCACGCGTCGGCGCTGTTCGCCTCCTTCCTCGGGCCGATCCTGTTCCTGATCCTCGCGGACGACGACGACGAGCTCGTCAAGCAGAACGCGAAGAACTCGCTGAACTTCCAGATCGTCGTCTTCGCCGCGCTCATGCTCGCCGCCGTGCTGAGCTTCGTGTTCGTCGGGCTCCTGCTGTTCCCGGTCATCGCAATCGTCGACCTGGTCTTGGTCCTCGTCGCGACGGTGAAAGCGAACGACGGGCAGGTCTACTCGTACCCGTTCACGCCGGACATCGTCTGA